In the genome of Mycoplasma seminis, one region contains:
- a CDS encoding SPFH domain-containing protein, producing MSVGTIIGIVFASIFGLIILIVLLVGLIKSIVIVSETNFVIVQRLGKYHKTLRKGLHFIIPYLDQCALKENFKEKVMDFPAQSVITKDNATIKVDTVIYLKIVDAELFAYGAERPWLAIENLTATTLRNLIGEIELDESLTSREIINAKLTKILDAASDPWGIKVNRIEIQDIIPPREVQEAMIRQMQAERNKRANILEAEGIRQSQILKAQGEKESTILRAEASKQQRILEAEAEKQKRILEAQGEKQAIELINSAGINEAFLRLKSIQEWSEIANGQATKIILPPNLADVASVVAAGTEVFKSTEKKTK from the coding sequence ATGTCAGTAGGAACAATTATTGGAATTGTATTTGCTTCAATCTTTGGTTTAATTATTCTAATTGTTTTATTAGTTGGATTAATTAAATCAATTGTTATTGTTTCAGAAACAAATTTTGTCATAGTACAAAGACTTGGTAAATACCACAAAACGCTTAGAAAAGGTTTACATTTTATTATTCCATACCTAGACCAATGTGCTTTAAAAGAAAACTTTAAGGAAAAGGTCATGGACTTCCCTGCACAAAGCGTTATAACAAAGGATAATGCTACCATTAAGGTGGATACGGTTATTTATCTTAAAATAGTAGATGCTGAATTATTTGCTTATGGTGCAGAAAGACCTTGACTTGCTATTGAAAATCTAACAGCCACAACACTTCGTAACCTTATTGGTGAAATTGAATTAGATGAATCGCTAACTTCAAGAGAAATTATTAATGCTAAATTAACTAAAATTCTTGACGCAGCTAGTGATCCTTGAGGAATTAAGGTTAATAGAATTGAAATTCAAGACATTATTCCGCCAAGAGAAGTACAAGAAGCTATGATTAGACAAATGCAAGCCGAAAGAAATAAACGTGCTAACATTTTAGAAGCAGAGGGAATTAGACAAAGTCAAATCCTTAAAGCACAAGGTGAAAAGGAAAGTACAATTCTGCGTGCTGAAGCTTCTAAGCAACAAAGAATACTTGAAGCTGAAGCTGAAAAACAAAAACGCATTCTTGAAGCTCAAGGGGAAAAACAAGCTATTGAATTAATTAATTCAGCTGGAATTAATGAAGCTTTCCTTAGACTTAAATCAATTCAAGAATGAAGCGAAATCGCTAATGGGCAAGCTACAAAAATTATTCTTCCGCCTAATTTAGCTGATGTTGCTAGTGTAGTTGCTGCAGGAACTGAAGTTTTTAAATCAACTGAAAAGAAAACTAAATAA
- the rsmA gene encoding 16S rRNA (adenine(1518)-N(6)/adenine(1519)-N(6))-dimethyltransferase RsmA, with product MKNNKERFAKKEFGQNFLNDKNIINKIVNVFDITDQKVLEIGPGRGALTKELLKKASHVTCYEIDADMINVLNNEIDSDKLTLIHQDFLQSDISNLSDTYLIANIPYYITTDILFKIFEHKDNFKGVLLMVQKEVAERICAKKNTSEYSKLSVSSQYLAECKIEFIVPRNCFSPAPKVDSAIISLVFRPEISQDNWNELKDFFKLCFANRRKKLTYALSSKYSKENILAVYQKLNWSENTRIQQLSIQDIVTLYHELNN from the coding sequence ATGAAAAATAATAAAGAAAGATTTGCTAAAAAGGAATTTGGACAAAACTTCCTTAATGATAAAAATATTATCAACAAAATAGTTAATGTTTTTGACATCACAGATCAAAAAGTGCTTGAAATAGGACCTGGAAGAGGCGCTCTTACTAAAGAATTACTAAAAAAAGCCTCACATGTAACGTGCTATGAAATTGATGCAGACATGATTAATGTGCTTAATAATGAAATTGATAGTGATAAATTAACTTTAATTCATCAAGACTTCTTACAAAGTGATATTAGCAATTTATCAGATACTTATTTGATCGCTAATATTCCTTATTACATTACTACAGATATCTTATTTAAAATTTTTGAACATAAAGATAATTTTAAAGGTGTACTTTTAATGGTACAAAAAGAAGTTGCTGAAAGAATATGCGCTAAAAAGAATACTTCTGAGTACTCAAAATTATCAGTTTCATCACAATATTTAGCTGAATGTAAAATTGAATTTATTGTTCCAAGAAATTGTTTTTCACCTGCACCAAAGGTGGATTCAGCAATTATTTCACTTGTATTTAGACCTGAAATTTCTCAAGATAACTGGAATGAATTAAAAGATTTCTTTAAATTATGTTTTGCAAACCGTAGAAAAAAACTCACTTATGCTTTAAGCTCAAAATATTCAAAAGAAAACATTTTAGCAGTTTATCAAAAACTTAATTGAAGCGAAAATACTCGGATTCAACAATTATCAATTCAAGATATAGTAACCTTATATCATGAATTAAACAACTAA
- a CDS encoding AAA family ATPase gives MKLIKIEAHGFKSFAEPVILRFDGGVAGIIGPNGSGKSNINDAIKWVLGEQSSKEMRGDSMQDLIFAGSKTAKPMDFARVTLTFDNKDSDNSIEEDTVVITRELFRGKGINNYYLNGKPCRFKDIKSIAMETGIGKSSLAIISQGTVSDIAESSDEDRRGIFEEAAGVSKFKFKKTESLRLLQSADASISKLEPTINELEKQLIPLRKQAEKALIYRDKSRELKKVEVAYLAHEIRSNEKVYDQLSQELSGVEETKDSYSVQIAKYNRQLGEKKLEKNELSKEIATLRGKQDAIKSRLENLEVVIAKQNARMELIASGELQAESSETAKAYATKILELEQNIKYRQETAVNLKNKVAEEEKRISELSSKVNSLQFELKNAQTKYTEVNTNLQILNETKNKKTNLFKGTRTIVENSNQFRGYKGLVRDLIKVQPDYVVAVESILSNAAQHIVVDIPNTAVKAVEFLKKNNGGRATFIPLTSIKEKFIRDDYLLVASNHAGFIGVASDLVEVDPQYDVLAKFLLGNVVVVQDIETANQISNILERKYMVVTLDGDIIRVGGVIVGGTAQESDNIIGLDEKIQKLQQLLPSLSAIIQNNESLIERYNGEISRVNTALNEYKWEARQEDLDINDLLRKLDDLKSKTDLLNINKEEASPSVISDERNQLRKEYTIVKNDLTIKTQFLETLDAEILHLGDVLNQTQTTLNELNNTFTNKIAAFKNAEINLRNYRERLASQYSYTIEYAEENYKLEIPVDKARELVAELRQQISELGAVNQEAIEQLESVEERYDRYVSDRDELVSTRNILMEAIAELDKIIVTRLTNVVNDVNKEFNTVFKSMFGGGSAEVRFVDPNNVLESGISIFAQPPGKSVKNLRLFSGGEKALIAISLLFAILRARPLPLCILDEVEAALDEANVIRYAEYLQELKNQTQFIVITHRTGTMSKVDSLFAATMQTRGVTSFFSVHLKDAAKYIDESEAQ, from the coding sequence ATGAAATTAATTAAAATTGAAGCACATGGTTTTAAATCATTCGCAGAACCTGTCATTCTTCGTTTTGATGGTGGAGTTGCTGGTATTATTGGACCTAACGGTTCAGGTAAAAGTAATATTAACGATGCTATTAAATGAGTTCTAGGGGAACAAAGTTCAAAAGAAATGCGTGGGGATTCAATGCAAGATTTAATCTTTGCAGGATCCAAAACAGCTAAACCAATGGATTTTGCACGTGTTACCTTAACTTTTGATAATAAAGATTCAGATAACTCAATTGAAGAAGATACAGTTGTAATTACACGTGAACTTTTCAGAGGAAAAGGAATTAACAACTATTATTTAAATGGTAAACCTTGTCGTTTTAAAGACATTAAATCAATTGCAATGGAAACAGGAATTGGGAAAAGTTCACTTGCAATTATCTCTCAAGGAACAGTATCTGATATTGCTGAATCTTCAGATGAAGATCGTAGAGGAATTTTTGAAGAAGCAGCTGGAGTTTCTAAATTTAAATTCAAGAAAACTGAATCACTTAGATTACTTCAAAGTGCCGATGCTTCTATTTCAAAACTTGAGCCTACAATTAATGAGCTTGAAAAACAACTTATCCCATTAAGAAAACAAGCTGAAAAAGCCTTAATTTATAGAGATAAATCTCGTGAATTAAAAAAGGTTGAAGTTGCTTATTTAGCACATGAAATTAGAAGTAATGAAAAAGTTTATGACCAATTATCTCAAGAACTTAGTGGGGTAGAGGAAACTAAAGATTCATATTCAGTTCAAATTGCTAAATATAACCGTCAATTAGGTGAAAAGAAACTTGAAAAGAATGAATTATCTAAAGAAATTGCAACTTTAAGAGGAAAACAAGATGCAATCAAATCTCGTTTAGAAAACCTTGAAGTTGTTATTGCTAAACAAAATGCTCGTATGGAGCTTATTGCTAGCGGTGAATTACAAGCCGAAAGTTCAGAAACAGCTAAAGCTTATGCTACAAAAATTCTTGAATTAGAACAAAACATTAAATATCGTCAAGAAACTGCAGTAAACCTTAAAAACAAGGTAGCTGAAGAAGAAAAAAGAATTTCTGAACTTTCTTCTAAAGTAAACTCATTACAATTTGAACTTAAAAATGCTCAAACTAAATATACTGAAGTAAATACAAACCTTCAAATCTTAAATGAAACTAAAAACAAGAAAACTAACTTATTTAAAGGTACAAGAACTATTGTAGAAAACTCAAATCAATTTAGAGGATACAAAGGGCTTGTTAGAGACCTTATTAAAGTACAACCAGATTATGTTGTAGCGGTTGAATCAATCCTTTCAAATGCTGCACAACACATTGTTGTAGATATTCCTAACACAGCTGTTAAAGCAGTTGAATTCTTAAAGAAAAATAATGGTGGTAGAGCTACATTTATTCCTTTAACATCAATTAAAGAAAAATTCATTCGTGATGACTATTTACTTGTTGCTTCAAACCATGCAGGATTCATTGGAGTTGCTAGTGATTTAGTTGAAGTTGATCCACAATATGATGTACTTGCTAAGTTTTTACTTGGAAATGTTGTAGTTGTACAAGATATTGAAACAGCTAACCAAATTTCAAACATTTTAGAACGTAAATACATGGTTGTTACACTTGATGGAGATATCATTAGAGTTGGAGGAGTTATTGTTGGAGGAACAGCTCAAGAAAGCGATAACATCATTGGGTTAGATGAAAAAATCCAAAAATTACAACAATTACTTCCTTCACTTAGTGCAATTATTCAAAACAATGAAAGTTTAATTGAACGTTACAATGGTGAAATCTCACGTGTTAATACTGCTTTAAATGAATACAAATGAGAAGCAAGACAAGAAGACCTTGATATTAATGATTTACTTAGAAAACTTGATGATTTAAAATCAAAAACAGATTTACTTAACATTAATAAAGAAGAAGCATCTCCTTCAGTTATTAGTGATGAAAGAAATCAACTTAGAAAAGAATACACAATTGTTAAAAATGATTTAACAATTAAAACTCAATTCTTAGAAACTTTAGATGCTGAAATTTTACACCTTGGAGATGTATTAAACCAAACTCAAACTACTTTAAATGAGTTAAACAATACATTTACAAATAAGATTGCTGCATTTAAAAATGCTGAAATTAACCTTAGAAACTACCGTGAAAGACTTGCTTCACAATATTCATACACAATTGAATATGCTGAAGAAAACTACAAGTTAGAAATCCCTGTAGACAAAGCTAGAGAACTTGTTGCAGAATTACGTCAACAAATTTCAGAACTTGGTGCAGTTAACCAAGAAGCTATTGAACAACTTGAAAGCGTTGAAGAACGTTACGATAGATATGTTTCAGATAGAGATGAATTAGTATCAACTAGAAACATTCTTATGGAAGCTATTGCTGAACTTGATAAGATTATTGTAACAAGACTTACAAATGTTGTAAATGATGTTAATAAAGAATTTAACACAGTATTTAAGTCAATGTTTGGTGGTGGAAGTGCTGAAGTTAGATTCGTTGATCCAAACAATGTATTAGAATCAGGAATTTCAATTTTTGCTCAACCTCCTGGAAAAAGTGTTAAGAACTTAAGATTATTCTCAGGTGGAGAAAAAGCTCTTATTGCTATTTCATTATTATTCGCTATTCTTAGAGCTAGACCACTTCCGTTATGTATCTTAGATGAGGTGGAAGCTGCACTTGATGAAGCTAATGTTATTAGATATGCTGAATATCTTCAAGAACTTAAAAATCAAACACAATTTATTGTTATTACCCACAGAACTGGAACAATGTCAAAAGTTGACTCATTATTTGCTGCAACCATGCAAACACGTGGTGTTACAAGCTTCTTTAGTGTGCACCTTAAAGATGCTGCTAAATATATTGACGAAAGCGAAGCACAATAA
- a CDS encoding DAK2 domain-containing protein, with translation MSTDKKILNGMVLSNALISGANALINAKNKIDALNVFPVPDGDTGTNMASTIAATIPNLETNLNEPIWKILADMAHDMIYEARGNSGVILSQIFKGFALGSAERNTLNTAELIEAFKGATARAYKSVFKPVEGTILTVIRETTENLEKEFTGKEVSYVEFFQKALDFARKSCDETPNKLKTLREVGVTDSGGEGLYTILWGINEALNDRFVAISEAADDINNFISETEVYEGEFGYCTEVLIDLDNMDKFDKESFTKRLEKVANSLVVVQDDNLVKVHGHAIKPGKLLNLAQEYGEFIKIKSENMTLQANYSKANAEKLKQGHASEERKLCGVVSCNLGSGIVKRMKELGCDFVVESGQTQNPSAQDLINAINNVNADTVFVLTNNSNIILVAQQVAQVITDKNVVVIPTKSQLQGITAMLNFNHEISAEDNIEMINESIENVVTGEITKAIRNTTLNGVKIKNGSYLAIVDGKIISSHTSVMAAAKAILKSSVKPSSEIVSLYFGDESNLSEAEELSNYIDATYDCEIEIVEGNQPTYQFLIGIE, from the coding sequence ATGTCAACAGATAAGAAAATATTAAACGGAATGGTTTTATCCAATGCTCTGATCTCAGGAGCTAATGCTTTAATTAATGCTAAAAACAAAATTGATGCTTTAAATGTTTTCCCAGTACCTGATGGAGATACTGGAACAAACATGGCTTCAACAATTGCAGCAACTATTCCTAACTTAGAAACAAATCTTAATGAACCAATTTGAAAAATTTTAGCAGATATGGCTCACGATATGATTTACGAAGCTAGAGGTAACTCAGGGGTTATCTTATCTCAAATTTTCAAAGGATTTGCTTTAGGAAGTGCTGAAAGAAACACATTAAATACTGCAGAATTAATTGAAGCTTTTAAAGGAGCTACAGCTAGAGCATACAAATCAGTTTTCAAACCTGTTGAAGGAACTATTTTAACTGTTATTCGTGAAACTACTGAAAACCTTGAAAAAGAATTTACTGGAAAAGAAGTTTCTTATGTTGAATTCTTCCAAAAAGCTTTAGACTTTGCAAGAAAAAGTTGTGATGAAACTCCAAACAAACTTAAAACACTAAGAGAAGTTGGCGTAACTGATAGTGGTGGAGAAGGTCTTTACACAATTTTATGGGGAATTAATGAAGCTTTAAATGATAGATTTGTTGCAATTTCTGAAGCAGCAGATGATATCAATAACTTTATTAGTGAAACAGAAGTTTATGAAGGCGAATTTGGATATTGTACCGAAGTATTAATTGACTTAGACAATATGGACAAGTTTGATAAAGAAAGTTTTACAAAACGTCTTGAAAAAGTTGCTAACTCATTAGTAGTTGTGCAAGATGATAACTTAGTTAAAGTTCACGGTCATGCTATTAAACCTGGTAAATTACTTAACTTAGCTCAAGAATATGGTGAATTTATCAAGATTAAATCAGAAAACATGACATTGCAAGCTAACTATTCAAAAGCTAATGCTGAAAAATTAAAACAAGGGCACGCTTCTGAAGAAAGAAAATTATGTGGAGTTGTTTCATGTAACCTTGGAAGCGGGATTGTTAAACGGATGAAAGAACTTGGTTGTGATTTCGTTGTTGAAAGTGGTCAAACACAAAACCCTTCAGCCCAAGACTTAATCAATGCAATTAATAATGTTAATGCTGATACTGTTTTTGTTTTAACTAATAATTCAAACATTATTTTAGTAGCTCAACAAGTTGCTCAAGTAATTACAGATAAAAATGTTGTAGTTATTCCAACTAAATCTCAACTTCAAGGAATTACAGCAATGCTTAATTTCAACCATGAAATTTCAGCTGAAGATAATATTGAAATGATTAATGAATCAATTGAAAATGTTGTTACAGGTGAAATTACTAAAGCAATTAGAAATACTACATTAAATGGTGTAAAAATTAAAAACGGTTCATATTTAGCTATTGTAGATGGAAAAATTATTTCTTCACATACATCAGTTATGGCTGCAGCTAAAGCAATTTTAAAAAGCAGTGTAAAACCTTCTAGTGAAATTGTTTCATTATACTTTGGTGATGAATCTAACTTAAGCGAAGCGGAAGAATTATCAAACTACATTGATGCTACATATGACTGTGAAATTGAAATTGTTGAAGGTAACCAACCAACATATCAATTCTTAATAGGGATCGAATAA
- the rnc gene encoding ribonuclease III encodes MKITKVNSLQEFFAQHQIEPNSLEPYILATTHPSFNRREFENYERLEFLGDAVLQFLSSSFMYKAYPNLTQGHLTRLRSQAVGTEYLSYLSREIGLVDILKTGPGKMREAVTASLKVQADIFESMVGAIYIDQGLKKAAEFVYQYLREQIIKLHNDDNKDPKGILQEYFQSMSKESITYNTIQLQEANENNHPLFQAQAIHDGVTYGTGIGNSKKEAETNAAIDALQKLKLNVE; translated from the coding sequence ATGAAGATAACTAAAGTAAACTCCTTACAAGAATTTTTCGCTCAACATCAAATTGAGCCAAATTCGCTAGAACCTTATATTCTCGCAACCACACACCCAAGCTTTAATCGAAGAGAATTTGAAAACTATGAACGATTAGAATTCTTAGGTGATGCGGTCTTACAATTTCTTAGTTCAAGCTTTATGTATAAGGCTTATCCTAATTTAACTCAAGGACACTTAACTAGATTGCGTTCGCAAGCGGTAGGAACTGAATATTTATCTTACTTATCTAGAGAAATTGGATTAGTAGATATCTTAAAAACGGGACCTGGAAAAATGCGGGAAGCAGTTACTGCTAGTTTAAAAGTGCAAGCAGATATTTTTGAATCAATGGTGGGTGCGATTTACATTGATCAAGGTCTGAAAAAGGCTGCTGAGTTTGTTTATCAATATTTACGTGAACAAATTATTAAATTACACAACGATGATAACAAAGATCCAAAAGGGATTTTGCAAGAATACTTTCAAAGTATGTCAAAAGAAAGTATTACTTACAACACAATTCAATTGCAAGAAGCAAATGAAAATAATCATCCACTATTCCAAGCTCAAGCAATCCATGATGGAGTAACTTATGGAACTGGAATTGGAAATAGTAAAAAAGAAGCCGAAACTAATGCAGCAATAGATGCATTACAAAAATTAAAATTAAATGTGGAGTAA
- the plsX gene encoding phosphate acyltransferase PlsX produces MNYKYTIAFDVNGNDKGVIECFNGAKRFAMENPNVLVKLVGSVASLQGLNEFENIELINNENKPSDPKNIRKSMSEDTSMNQAINLVLDSQADAVLSSGDSGTYISTLTLKAKRLPNVSRPAFMPIATASNNRKFLILDVGANLETKTEYYLEWAALASAFYSAMFKKDLPQVSLINIGTEEYKGNENVQQANALLKEDKRFEYLGFMEPKTLFKGNTDIVLTDGYAGNIMIKSFEGAISSFKDILKDQIKVSIWRKLGALLLKPAFKGVADKLDYRSIASAWVIGVNAVALKAHGSSDALAYYNALKNIKLALESNVLAQMKEVMQQNEDN; encoded by the coding sequence ATGAATTACAAATATACAATTGCATTTGATGTTAATGGAAATGATAAAGGTGTAATTGAATGTTTTAATGGTGCTAAACGTTTTGCTATGGAAAATCCAAATGTTTTAGTTAAATTAGTGGGTTCAGTAGCAAGCTTGCAAGGTTTAAATGAATTTGAAAACATCGAATTAATTAATAACGAAAACAAACCTAGCGATCCAAAAAACATTCGTAAATCAATGTCTGAAGACACTTCAATGAATCAAGCAATTAATTTGGTTTTAGATTCACAAGCTGATGCAGTGCTTTCAAGCGGTGATAGTGGAACATATATTTCAACTCTTACATTAAAAGCTAAAAGACTTCCAAATGTTTCTCGCCCTGCTTTTATGCCGATAGCAACAGCAAGTAATAATAGAAAGTTTCTAATTTTAGATGTTGGTGCTAATTTAGAAACTAAAACTGAATATTATTTAGAATGAGCCGCATTAGCTTCAGCTTTTTATTCAGCAATGTTTAAAAAAGATTTACCTCAAGTTTCTTTAATTAATATAGGAACTGAAGAATATAAAGGTAATGAAAATGTTCAGCAAGCTAATGCTTTATTAAAAGAAGATAAAAGATTTGAATATCTTGGCTTCATGGAACCAAAAACTTTATTTAAAGGAAATACTGATATTGTTTTAACTGATGGATATGCAGGAAATATCATGATTAAAAGTTTTGAAGGTGCAATTAGTTCTTTTAAAGATATACTTAAAGATCAAATTAAAGTAAGTATCTGAAGAAAACTAGGAGCTTTATTACTTAAGCCTGCTTTTAAAGGTGTTGCGGATAAGCTTGATTATAGGTCGATAGCATCAGCTTGAGTTATTGGAGTCAATGCTGTAGCTTTAAAAGCTCACGGAAGCAGTGATGCATTAGCTTATTACAATGCTTTAAAGAATATTAAATTAGCTTTAGAATCTAATGTTTTAGCTCAAATGAAAGAAGTTATGCAACAAAATGAAGATAACTAA
- a CDS encoding TatD family hydrolase, translating into MGKKRNKFVDAHSHISLTYYKSPDIIDMIVEQAHHNRIDFLIVNGGHPAENKEVLKLAKKYDIIKPVIGIHPESGIDGDDYKQVEELITPEVVGIGEIGLDYFYEDAPSRENQIASFENQIILANKYNLPAVIHIRDHEDKDQAYQDVFDVLSKYPNTKCMLHTYSGSLRWAKKFEQFPNLYFSFSGSITYGTNNQAREVIAYLPLERMLTETDAPYLRVHPYTGELNEPNTVLFVAYYMAGIKQVGAEKFVDRINRNVRKLFNLKDEK; encoded by the coding sequence ATGGGAAAAAAGAGAAATAAATTCGTGGATGCTCACAGTCACATTAGTTTAACTTATTATAAATCACCAGATATTATTGATATGATTGTGGAACAAGCACATCATAATAGAATTGATTTTTTAATTGTTAATGGTGGACATCCAGCTGAAAATAAAGAAGTACTTAAACTTGCTAAAAAATATGACATTATTAAACCGGTAATTGGTATCCATCCTGAATCAGGAATTGATGGAGATGACTATAAGCAAGTTGAAGAATTAATTACACCTGAAGTTGTTGGAATTGGTGAAATTGGACTGGATTACTTTTATGAAGATGCTCCAAGTAGAGAAAACCAAATTGCTTCATTTGAAAACCAAATTATTTTAGCTAATAAATATAATCTACCTGCAGTAATTCATATTAGAGATCATGAAGATAAAGACCAAGCTTACCAAGATGTCTTTGATGTTTTATCTAAGTACCCAAATACTAAATGTATGTTACACACTTATAGTGGAAGCTTGCGATGAGCTAAAAAATTTGAGCAGTTTCCTAATTTATACTTTTCATTTAGTGGTTCAATTACTTATGGGACAAATAATCAAGCTAGAGAAGTTATTGCTTATTTACCATTAGAAAGAATGTTAACAGAAACTGATGCACCTTATTTAAGGGTGCATCCATATACAGGTGAATTAAATGAACCTAATACAGTTTTATTTGTAGCATACTACATGGCTGGAATTAAGCAAGTTGGTGCTGAAAAATTTGTTGATCGAATTAATCGAAATGTTAGAAAGTTATTTAATTTAAAAGATGAAAAATAA
- a CDS encoding MmcQ/YjbR family DNA-binding protein — MKYTSLITDKIFNEANAIKYGFVKEINNSFKLRKPLGFQDFDIEVLYQNDDLDVHIIDKFDNEAYQPFEVISSTGDFVDKIRNKAAFLLNELVTQCFDEYNFFPILKKRILKKFDVYYDEPFKQTKTHQYYAFKSYAGDQIAALICHIPANKLDPSFTSDQPIWIINLRFNVRKAQQLKKYFSNIYPAYHMNKKYWVSVLITKDTDLELITELMKMSMETIRKY; from the coding sequence ATGAAATATACAAGTTTAATTACAGATAAGATATTTAATGAAGCAAATGCAATTAAATATGGTTTTGTTAAAGAAATAAATAATAGTTTTAAATTAAGAAAGCCACTCGGATTTCAAGATTTTGATATCGAAGTGTTATATCAAAATGATGATTTAGATGTTCATATTATTGATAAGTTTGATAATGAAGCTTATCAGCCTTTTGAGGTTATATCTTCCACTGGGGATTTTGTGGATAAAATCAGAAATAAAGCAGCTTTTTTATTAAATGAATTAGTAACACAATGTTTTGATGAATATAACTTTTTTCCAATTCTAAAGAAAAGAATTTTAAAGAAATTTGATGTTTATTATGATGAACCTTTTAAGCAAACTAAAACTCACCAATATTATGCATTTAAATCATATGCAGGAGACCAAATAGCTGCCTTAATTTGTCATATTCCAGCGAATAAATTAGATCCAAGTTTTACTAGTGATCAACCCATTTGAATTATTAACCTTCGTTTCAATGTAAGAAAAGCGCAACAATTAAAGAAATATTTCTCAAATATTTATCCAGCTTACCATATGAATAAGAAATATTGAGTATCTGTTTTAATAACTAAGGATACTGATTTAGAATTAATCACTGAACTTATGAAAATGAGTATGGAAACTATCAGGAAATATTAA
- the recO gene encoding DNA repair protein RecO, whose protein sequence is METIERVIVLDINQYEENKFLVTFFGQRGAFALYAQGLGKINSKNRSNLLLGSIVEIEYFKARFDSKVGKLKKSTLIKTFDTSKLENSLFFNKLKQLLSQIHVPSHLFSEYDRYFDEFSNYNQDKILTYFLAQVLVINGYCNYFNKCRICGSTRNFIAFDVELGGFTCIKHEDIQEKMSLDFLQSVWASFHNLNSYQYLTSNILNKQIMYIYLKSLRKHGIYLAF, encoded by the coding sequence ATGGAAACAATTGAAAGAGTCATAGTTTTAGACATTAATCAGTATGAAGAAAACAAGTTTTTAGTCACCTTTTTCGGTCAAAGAGGTGCTTTTGCTTTATATGCTCAAGGACTTGGAAAAATTAATTCTAAAAACCGTAGTAACTTGCTGCTAGGCTCAATCGTTGAAATCGAATACTTTAAAGCTAGATTTGATAGTAAAGTTGGTAAACTGAAAAAATCCACTTTAATTAAAACTTTTGATACTTCTAAATTAGAAAATAGCTTGTTTTTTAATAAACTAAAGCAACTGCTAAGTCAAATTCATGTACCTAGTCATTTATTTTCTGAATACGATCGATATTTTGATGAGTTTAGTAATTATAATCAAGATAAAATTTTGACTTATTTTCTTGCTCAAGTTTTAGTTATTAATGGATATTGCAATTATTTTAATAAATGTCGGATTTGTGGAAGTACCAGAAACTTCATTGCGTTTGATGTTGAATTAGGTGGTTTCACTTGTATAAAACATGAAGATATTCAAGAAAAAATGTCGCTAGATTTCTTGCAATCTGTTTGAGCTAGCTTTCATAATTTAAATTCTTATCAATATCTAACCTCAAATATTTTAAATAAGCAAATTATGTATATTTATTTAAAAAGTTTAAGGAAACATGGAATATATTTAGCATTTTAA